In Rhododendron vialii isolate Sample 1 chromosome 9a, ASM3025357v1, the following are encoded in one genomic region:
- the LOC131299876 gene encoding 3-ketoacyl-CoA synthase 6-like, whose protein sequence is MDSLSKPSRGGPLPNTTFLTKKLHPSLLDLLNFSAILFSFSVEAFFIIQKWHLLFHALWLLCFLLFFFLNYHYFSKPLPVYLVDFSCLKPPNSCRIPFSTFIRHAQEFFDEQSISFMAKVLCSSGQGPETYLPPALHYIPPRSNHHESTKEVEMVLFPVLEDLLSKTNLSPQEIDILIVNCSGFCPIPSLSSIIVNKYSMRDDIRTFTLSGMGCSASALAINMAQDLLKVHKDSNAVVLSTEILSTGWYPGKEKSMLALNCLFRMGSSGILLSNKKDARNKAKYKLVHSLRSQRASDDKGYYSAFREEDSDGITGFTLRRDLLQVAGEILRSNITAISPSVLPAMEIFRHLASKIWKRLIDKSVDTYLPNFRSVIQHFCLPASGRPVIREIGKGLRLGEGEMEPALVTLHRFGNQSSSSLWYELAYLEAKERVKKGDKVWQLGMGSGPKCTSLVWKCVRPIVGEAQKGPWDDCIDSYPNLVVEKD, encoded by the exons atggatTCTCTTTCTAAGCCCAGCCGTGGTGGCCCTCTGCCCAACACCACCTTCCTAACAAAGAAACTTCATCCATCCCTCCTAGACCTCCTCAACTTCTCCGCTATCCTATTTTCCTTCTCCGTAGAAGCTTTTTTCATCATTCAAAAATGGCATCTGTTATTCCATGCACTCTGGCTCCTCTGTTTCCTCCTGTTCTTCTTCCTCAATTACCATTACTTTTCAAAACCTCTTCCCGTCTATCTGGTAGACTTCTCATGTCTAAAACCCCCAAATTCCTGCAGAATCCCATTTTCAACCTTCATTCGACATGCACAAGAGTTCTTTGACGAACAGAGCATTTCGTTCATGGCCAAAGTGCTCTGCTCTTCTGGACAGGGTCCAGAAACCTACCTCCCACCTGCTCTGCACTACATTCCACCAAG GTCAAACCACCATGAATCCACCAAGGAAGTCGAAATGGTTCTCTTCCCTGTCCTCGAAGACCTCCTCTCCAAAACCAATCTCTCTCCTCAAGAAATCGACATCCTCATTGTCAACTGCAGTGGGTTTTGCCCaatcccttctctctcctccatcatTGTTAACAAATACTCCATGAGAGATGATATCAGAACATTCACTCTCTCTGGCATGGGCTGCAGTGCCAGTGCACTTGCCATTAACATGGCCCAAGACCTCTTGAAAGTCCACAAGGATTCCAACGCTGTCGTTCTCAGCACAGAGATTTTGTCCACTGGTTGGTACccaggaaaagaaaaatccaTGTTGGCCCTCAACTGTCTTTTCCGGATGGGCAGTTCCGGTATTTTACTCAGCAACAAAAAGGATGCGAGAAACAAAGCCAAATATAAGTTGGTGCATAGTCTTAGATCACAAAGGGCATCTGATGACAAGGGTTACTACTCCGCCTTTCGCGAAGAGGATTCGGATGGGATCACAGGATTTACCCTCAGGAGGGATTTGTTGCAGGTGGCCGGAGAAATTCTCCGGTCAAACATCACGGCTATAAGCCCGTCGGTTTTGCCGGCGATGGAGATTTTCCGGCACCTGGCTTCGAAGATTTGGAAGAGGCTTATCGATAAGTCTGTGGATACTTACTTGCCCAATTTCAG GTCAGTGATTCAGCACTTTTGCTTGCCGGCATCGGGCCGGCCGGTGATAAGAGAGATAGGGAAAGGGCTGAGGCTTGGGGAGGGAGAGATGGAGCCTGCTTTGGTGACACTGCACAGATTTGGGAACCAGAGTTCTTCATCATTGTGGTATGAATTGGCTTATTTGGAGGCCAAAGAGAGAGTGAAGAAGGGGGACAAGGTGTGGCAGCTTGGGATGGGGAGTGGGCCGAAGTGCACTAGTTTGGTTTGGAAGTGTGTTAGGCCCATTGTTGGGGAGGCCCAGAAGGGCCCATGGGATGACTGCATTGATAGCTATCCTAACTTGGTTGTTGAGAAGGATTAA